In Etheostoma cragini isolate CJK2018 chromosome 9, CSU_Ecrag_1.0, whole genome shotgun sequence, the following are encoded in one genomic region:
- the henmt1 gene encoding small RNA 2'-O-methyltransferase isoform X2 yields the protein MVSVFSPPLHRQRHQFVIDFVKRNKPKKVVDLGCSECGLLQKLKFHREIELLVGVDINGANIKKKMHGLAPMSTDYLQPSFDQLRIELYQGSVTQEDARLRGFDLVTSIELIEHLTLADVERFSKVVFGYMIPVAVIVSTPNFEFNHLFHQPAGFRHSDHKFEWTRAEFKSWALKVCLEYGYEVEFTGVGQAPPGQQDRVGFCSQIGVFRRLEGRQDGNMLSGDDAEDLFSYTLLYSINYPSLHNNNILQRVLVSEVLYWAEKMKRNWIEEKTGERDDTLALCCAEWEGEECLRASKQHMEMEDKPTACGAEMKNPEEHHESELFWTNGDGQQESRKLHRCVSVPLAVLWSCCPKLSDLSGSLSNLRHILMNDPEVKLSQDGSAVLLNDQEQDLDEEEEARDLEDSGYAVCSVSAETEEDWEKNV from the exons ATGGTTTCAGTCTTCAGTCCACCActtcacagacagagacatcaGTTTGTCATAGATTTTGTCAAGAGGAACAAACCCAAAAAG GTAGTGGACTTGGGCTGCAGTGAGTGCGGCCTTCTTCAAAAACTAAAGTTTCACCGTGAAATTGAACTGCTGGTTGGAGTGGACATCAATGGtgccaatataaaaaaaaagat GCATGGATTAGCCCCTATGTCAACTGACTATCTGCAGCCAAGTTTTGATCAGCTGCGCATTGAACTGTACCAAGGCTCAGTCACACAAGAAGACGCCCGCCTCAGAGGATTTGATCTGGTGACCAGTATAGAGCT CATAGAGCACCTCACTCTGGCTGACGTGGAGCGCTTCTCTAAGGTGGTGTTTGGTTACATGATCCCAGTGGCGGTTATCGTCAGTACTCCAAACTTTGAGTTCAACCACCTTTTCCATCAACCGGCAGGTTTCAGGCACAGTGATCACAAGTTTGAGTGGACCAGAGCAGAGTTCAAATCCTG GGCTCTGAAGGTGTGTTTGGAGTACGGTTATGAGGTGGAGTTCACTGGTGTTGGACAGGCACCACCCGGCCAGCAGGACAGAGTTGGCTTCTGCTCCCAGATTGGTGTGTTCCGCCGGCTCGAAGGGAGACAGGATGGCAACATGTTGTCTGGTGATGATGCTGAggatttgttttcatacacACTG CTCTATAGTATAAACTACCCCAGCCTGCATAACAACAACATCTTGCAGAGGGTCCTGGTGAGTGAGGTGTTGTACTGGGCagaaaagatgaagagaaacTGGATTGAGGAGAAGACTGGTGAGAGGGATGACACTTTGGCATTGTGTTGTGCTGAGTGGGAAGGAGAGGAATGCCTCAGAGCGTCCAAACAACACATGGAGATGGAAGACAAACCGACAG CATGTGGAGCAGAGATGAAAAATCCGGAGGAGCATCATGAATCAGAGCTGTTTTGGACAAATGGTGATGGACAACAGGAGTCTCGCAAATTGCACAG gtgtgtgtctgttcctCTGGCTGTGCTTTGGTCCTGCTGCCCCAAACTCAGTGACCTAAGTGGAAGTCTCAGTAATCTTAGACATATCCTGATGAATGACCCCGAAGTTAAACTGAGCCAGGATGGCTCTGCTGTGCTCCTAAATGACCAGGAACAAG acCTTGACGAGGAAGAAGAGGCTCGTGATTTGGAGGACAGCGGGTATGCAGTATGCTCCGTCAGTGCTGAGACAGAGGAAGACTGGGAGAAAAATGTTTGA
- the henmt1 gene encoding small RNA 2'-O-methyltransferase isoform X3, whose protein sequence is MVSVFSPPLHRQRHQFVIDFVKRNKPKKVVDLGCSECGLLQKLKFHREIELLVGVDINGANIKKKMHGLAPMSTDYLQPSFDQLRIELYQGSVTQEDARLRGFDLVTSIELIEHLTLADVERFSKVVFGYMIPVAVIVSTPNFEFNHLFHQPAGFRHSDHKFEWTRAEFKSWALKVCLEYGYEVEFTGVGQAPPGQQDRVGFCSQIGVFRRLEGRQDGNMLSGDDAEDLFSYTLRVLVSEVLYWAEKMKRNWIEEKTGERDDTLALCCAEWEGEECLRASKQHMEMEDKPTAACGAEMKNPEEHHESELFWTNGDGQQESRKLHRCVSVPLAVLWSCCPKLSDLSGSLSNLRHILMNDPEVKLSQDGSAVLLNDQEQDLDEEEEARDLEDSGYAVCSVSAETEEDWEKNV, encoded by the exons ATGGTTTCAGTCTTCAGTCCACCActtcacagacagagacatcaGTTTGTCATAGATTTTGTCAAGAGGAACAAACCCAAAAAG GTAGTGGACTTGGGCTGCAGTGAGTGCGGCCTTCTTCAAAAACTAAAGTTTCACCGTGAAATTGAACTGCTGGTTGGAGTGGACATCAATGGtgccaatataaaaaaaaagat GCATGGATTAGCCCCTATGTCAACTGACTATCTGCAGCCAAGTTTTGATCAGCTGCGCATTGAACTGTACCAAGGCTCAGTCACACAAGAAGACGCCCGCCTCAGAGGATTTGATCTGGTGACCAGTATAGAGCT CATAGAGCACCTCACTCTGGCTGACGTGGAGCGCTTCTCTAAGGTGGTGTTTGGTTACATGATCCCAGTGGCGGTTATCGTCAGTACTCCAAACTTTGAGTTCAACCACCTTTTCCATCAACCGGCAGGTTTCAGGCACAGTGATCACAAGTTTGAGTGGACCAGAGCAGAGTTCAAATCCTG GGCTCTGAAGGTGTGTTTGGAGTACGGTTATGAGGTGGAGTTCACTGGTGTTGGACAGGCACCACCCGGCCAGCAGGACAGAGTTGGCTTCTGCTCCCAGATTGGTGTGTTCCGCCGGCTCGAAGGGAGACAGGATGGCAACATGTTGTCTGGTGATGATGCTGAggatttgttttcatacacACTG AGGGTCCTGGTGAGTGAGGTGTTGTACTGGGCagaaaagatgaagagaaacTGGATTGAGGAGAAGACTGGTGAGAGGGATGACACTTTGGCATTGTGTTGTGCTGAGTGGGAAGGAGAGGAATGCCTCAGAGCGTCCAAACAACACATGGAGATGGAAGACAAACCGACAG CAGCATGTGGAGCAGAGATGAAAAATCCGGAGGAGCATCATGAATCAGAGCTGTTTTGGACAAATGGTGATGGACAACAGGAGTCTCGCAAATTGCACAG gtgtgtgtctgttcctCTGGCTGTGCTTTGGTCCTGCTGCCCCAAACTCAGTGACCTAAGTGGAAGTCTCAGTAATCTTAGACATATCCTGATGAATGACCCCGAAGTTAAACTGAGCCAGGATGGCTCTGCTGTGCTCCTAAATGACCAGGAACAAG acCTTGACGAGGAAGAAGAGGCTCGTGATTTGGAGGACAGCGGGTATGCAGTATGCTCCGTCAGTGCTGAGACAGAGGAAGACTGGGAGAAAAATGTTTGA
- the henmt1 gene encoding small RNA 2'-O-methyltransferase isoform X1, whose product MVSVFSPPLHRQRHQFVIDFVKRNKPKKVVDLGCSECGLLQKLKFHREIELLVGVDINGANIKKKMHGLAPMSTDYLQPSFDQLRIELYQGSVTQEDARLRGFDLVTSIELIEHLTLADVERFSKVVFGYMIPVAVIVSTPNFEFNHLFHQPAGFRHSDHKFEWTRAEFKSWALKVCLEYGYEVEFTGVGQAPPGQQDRVGFCSQIGVFRRLEGRQDGNMLSGDDAEDLFSYTLLYSINYPSLHNNNILQRVLVSEVLYWAEKMKRNWIEEKTGERDDTLALCCAEWEGEECLRASKQHMEMEDKPTAACGAEMKNPEEHHESELFWTNGDGQQESRKLHRCVSVPLAVLWSCCPKLSDLSGSLSNLRHILMNDPEVKLSQDGSAVLLNDQEQDLDEEEEARDLEDSGYAVCSVSAETEEDWEKNV is encoded by the exons ATGGTTTCAGTCTTCAGTCCACCActtcacagacagagacatcaGTTTGTCATAGATTTTGTCAAGAGGAACAAACCCAAAAAG GTAGTGGACTTGGGCTGCAGTGAGTGCGGCCTTCTTCAAAAACTAAAGTTTCACCGTGAAATTGAACTGCTGGTTGGAGTGGACATCAATGGtgccaatataaaaaaaaagat GCATGGATTAGCCCCTATGTCAACTGACTATCTGCAGCCAAGTTTTGATCAGCTGCGCATTGAACTGTACCAAGGCTCAGTCACACAAGAAGACGCCCGCCTCAGAGGATTTGATCTGGTGACCAGTATAGAGCT CATAGAGCACCTCACTCTGGCTGACGTGGAGCGCTTCTCTAAGGTGGTGTTTGGTTACATGATCCCAGTGGCGGTTATCGTCAGTACTCCAAACTTTGAGTTCAACCACCTTTTCCATCAACCGGCAGGTTTCAGGCACAGTGATCACAAGTTTGAGTGGACCAGAGCAGAGTTCAAATCCTG GGCTCTGAAGGTGTGTTTGGAGTACGGTTATGAGGTGGAGTTCACTGGTGTTGGACAGGCACCACCCGGCCAGCAGGACAGAGTTGGCTTCTGCTCCCAGATTGGTGTGTTCCGCCGGCTCGAAGGGAGACAGGATGGCAACATGTTGTCTGGTGATGATGCTGAggatttgttttcatacacACTG CTCTATAGTATAAACTACCCCAGCCTGCATAACAACAACATCTTGCAGAGGGTCCTGGTGAGTGAGGTGTTGTACTGGGCagaaaagatgaagagaaacTGGATTGAGGAGAAGACTGGTGAGAGGGATGACACTTTGGCATTGTGTTGTGCTGAGTGGGAAGGAGAGGAATGCCTCAGAGCGTCCAAACAACACATGGAGATGGAAGACAAACCGACAG CAGCATGTGGAGCAGAGATGAAAAATCCGGAGGAGCATCATGAATCAGAGCTGTTTTGGACAAATGGTGATGGACAACAGGAGTCTCGCAAATTGCACAG gtgtgtgtctgttcctCTGGCTGTGCTTTGGTCCTGCTGCCCCAAACTCAGTGACCTAAGTGGAAGTCTCAGTAATCTTAGACATATCCTGATGAATGACCCCGAAGTTAAACTGAGCCAGGATGGCTCTGCTGTGCTCCTAAATGACCAGGAACAAG acCTTGACGAGGAAGAAGAGGCTCGTGATTTGGAGGACAGCGGGTATGCAGTATGCTCCGTCAGTGCTGAGACAGAGGAAGACTGGGAGAAAAATGTTTGA
- the henmt1 gene encoding small RNA 2'-O-methyltransferase isoform X4: MVSVFSPPLHRQRHQFVIDFVKRNKPKKVVDLGCSECGLLQKLKFHREIELLVGVDINGANIKKKMHGLAPMSTDYLQPSFDQLRIELYQGSVTQEDARLRGFDLVTSIELIEHLTLADVERFSKVVFGYMIPVAVIVSTPNFEFNHLFHQPAGFRHSDHKFEWTRAEFKSWALKVCLEYGYEVEFTGVGQAPPGQQDRVGFCSQIGVFRRLEGRQDGNMLSGDDAEDLFSYTLRVLVSEVLYWAEKMKRNWIEEKTGERDDTLALCCAEWEGEECLRASKQHMEMEDKPTACGAEMKNPEEHHESELFWTNGDGQQESRKLHRCVSVPLAVLWSCCPKLSDLSGSLSNLRHILMNDPEVKLSQDGSAVLLNDQEQDLDEEEEARDLEDSGYAVCSVSAETEEDWEKNV; the protein is encoded by the exons ATGGTTTCAGTCTTCAGTCCACCActtcacagacagagacatcaGTTTGTCATAGATTTTGTCAAGAGGAACAAACCCAAAAAG GTAGTGGACTTGGGCTGCAGTGAGTGCGGCCTTCTTCAAAAACTAAAGTTTCACCGTGAAATTGAACTGCTGGTTGGAGTGGACATCAATGGtgccaatataaaaaaaaagat GCATGGATTAGCCCCTATGTCAACTGACTATCTGCAGCCAAGTTTTGATCAGCTGCGCATTGAACTGTACCAAGGCTCAGTCACACAAGAAGACGCCCGCCTCAGAGGATTTGATCTGGTGACCAGTATAGAGCT CATAGAGCACCTCACTCTGGCTGACGTGGAGCGCTTCTCTAAGGTGGTGTTTGGTTACATGATCCCAGTGGCGGTTATCGTCAGTACTCCAAACTTTGAGTTCAACCACCTTTTCCATCAACCGGCAGGTTTCAGGCACAGTGATCACAAGTTTGAGTGGACCAGAGCAGAGTTCAAATCCTG GGCTCTGAAGGTGTGTTTGGAGTACGGTTATGAGGTGGAGTTCACTGGTGTTGGACAGGCACCACCCGGCCAGCAGGACAGAGTTGGCTTCTGCTCCCAGATTGGTGTGTTCCGCCGGCTCGAAGGGAGACAGGATGGCAACATGTTGTCTGGTGATGATGCTGAggatttgttttcatacacACTG AGGGTCCTGGTGAGTGAGGTGTTGTACTGGGCagaaaagatgaagagaaacTGGATTGAGGAGAAGACTGGTGAGAGGGATGACACTTTGGCATTGTGTTGTGCTGAGTGGGAAGGAGAGGAATGCCTCAGAGCGTCCAAACAACACATGGAGATGGAAGACAAACCGACAG CATGTGGAGCAGAGATGAAAAATCCGGAGGAGCATCATGAATCAGAGCTGTTTTGGACAAATGGTGATGGACAACAGGAGTCTCGCAAATTGCACAG gtgtgtgtctgttcctCTGGCTGTGCTTTGGTCCTGCTGCCCCAAACTCAGTGACCTAAGTGGAAGTCTCAGTAATCTTAGACATATCCTGATGAATGACCCCGAAGTTAAACTGAGCCAGGATGGCTCTGCTGTGCTCCTAAATGACCAGGAACAAG acCTTGACGAGGAAGAAGAGGCTCGTGATTTGGAGGACAGCGGGTATGCAGTATGCTCCGTCAGTGCTGAGACAGAGGAAGACTGGGAGAAAAATGTTTGA
- the LOC117951004 gene encoding transmembrane protein 69-like — MLSYMFRTTVAVQKVWHWAGPPQRCWTCCASTARLPFSEMDVRRDKPTAVLGFKRTLSHAAPFLVWSRHFHSSAVKQKKRPKLEPPRELDLLRYDMKDLWKGPKPALYLGFAGLIPFVAPPLLMAVTESYSPELAYAQLAYGASIVSFLGGARWGFALPESSPAKPDWINLANSVVPSLLAWVSMLMSDSIVPAATMVIMGLGISLHYDLSLLPTYPSWFKALRSILTTVAFFSLIGTLIINGIYL, encoded by the coding sequence GTCCTCCACAAAGATGCTGGACCTGCTGTGCCTCAACAGCAAGGCTGCCGTTTTCAGAGATGGATGTCAGACGAGACAAACCTACTGCTGTCCTCGGTTTCAAAAGGACCCTCAGTCATGCAGCTCCATTTTTAGTGTGGAGCCGGCATTTCCACTCTTCTGCTGTGAAGCAGAAGAAGCGACCAAAGCTTGAACCTCCCCGAGAGCTGGATCTGCTGCGCTATGACATGAAGGACTTGTGGAAAGGTCCCAAACCTGCCCTGTACCTGGGGTTTGCAGGGCTGATCCCCTTTGTCGCCCCTCCCCTGCTCATGGCTGTGACCGAGAGCTACTCTCCAGAGTTGGCCTATGCTCAGTTAGCTTACGGCGCCTCCATTGTTTCCTTCCTGGGTGGAGCTCGCTGGGGATTTGCTCTTCCTGAGAGCAGCCCAGCAAAACCGGATTGGATAAACTTGGCCAACAGTGTGGTTCCCTCCCTGTTAGCCTGGGTGTCCATGCTGATGAGCGACAGCATTGTTCCTGCAGCCACCATGGTTATCATGGGACTAGGAATATCGCTGCACTATGATCTGTCTCTGCTGCCCACTTACCCCAGCTGGTTTAAAGCGCTGCGCTCCATCTTGACCACTgtggcatttttttctcttattgGTACACTCATAATAAATGGAATATACCTATAA
- the fam102bb gene encoding protein FAM102B, which yields MDLMMMKKKKFKFKVDFELDDLSSVPFVNGVIFCKVRLLDGGFSEESSREPVQSNCVRWRKRFSFPCKMSANAGTGVLDPCMCRVSVRKELKGGKAYAKLGFADLNLAEFAGSGNTTRRCLLEGYDTKNTRQDNSILKVIISTQLMSGDPCFKTPPSTATMIGIQGDGESLLEERRGGDSQKGCSESREGKCPVVPDELGGCGHSRTSSYASQQSKLSGYSTGHSRSSSMSEFSHRRNHSVGSASTGIGSIPEPSEDRDRESRPCPALPEHPVPTTTTNNPVGTPVRSASSCERLNRHPVKQDSMESQLKRMDDTRVDADDVVEKILQGQDFTPSLLDSSAEEEGLRLFVGPGGSTALGSHHLPTRVGAGAYEQVVIKR from the exons ATGGATTtaatgatgatgaaaaaaaagaaatttaagtTCAAGGTGGACTTTGAGCTGGACGACCTCTCCTCGGTCCCCTTCGTCAACGGTGTCATTTTTTGTAAAGTCAGGCTGCTGGACGGCGGGTTCTCCGAGGAGTCTTCTCG GGAGCCAGTGCAGTCCAACTGTGTTCGATGGAGGAAACGGTTCTCTTTCCCCTGCAAGATGAGTGCCAATGCAGGGACAGGTGTACTGGACCCTTGTATGTGCCGTGTGTCTGTCAGAAAG GAGCTGAAAGGCGGGAAGGCATATGCAAAG CTTGGTTTTGCAGATCTGAATTTAGCAGAGTTCGCTGGCTCAGGGAATACAACCCGCAGATGTCTGCTTGAAGGCTACGATACCAAAAATACCCGCCAGGATAACTCCATCCTCAAG GTCATCATCAGTACACAACTCATGTCAGGGGATCCCTGTTTTAAAAC GCCTCCCTCCACAGCCACAATGATCGGGATCCAGGGTGATGGAGAGAGCCtgctggaggagaggaggggaggggactCACAGAAAGGCTGTTCTG AGAGTCGAGAAGGGAAGTGTCCTGTTGTTCCTGATGAGCTTGGGGGCTGCGGCCACTCCCGCACGTCCAGCTACGCCAGCCAGCAGTCCAAACTTTCAG GATACAGCACAGGTCACTCCCGCTCCTCCAGCATGTCGGAGTTCAGCCACCGGAGAAACCATTCAGTGGGCAGCGCCTCAACGGGCATCGGCAGCATCCCAGAGCCCAGCGAGGACCGAGACAGAGAGTCCAGACCCTGCCCTGCTCTGCCTGAACACCCAgtccccaccaccaccactaacAACCCAGTGGGTACACCAGTACGCAGCGCCTCATCCTGTGAACGACTCAACAG ACACCCTGTGAAGCAGGACTCCATGGAGTCTCAGCTAAAAAGAATGGACGACACGCGGGTGGATGCTGACGATGTTGTGGAAAAGATTCTCCAGGGTCAAGACTTTACGCCCAGCCTACTGGACTCCAGTGCTGAAG AGGAAGGCTTGCGTCTGTTTGTTGGCCCTGGGGGAAGCACAGCCCTCGGAAGCCATCACCTTCCCACCAG gGTTGGGGCTGGAGCGTACGAGCAAGTGGTCATAAAGCGTTAG
- the slc25a24 gene encoding calcium-binding mitochondrial carrier protein SCaMC-1: MYQVVRKLFFTDCQCDDNTSKTYDDLFAKLDTNKDGKVDVSELRAGLAAMGINTGKEAAQKIMSSGDEDKDDGLDFIEFSNYLKEHEKKLLLTFKSLDKNDDGQIDSTEIQQSLADLGMDISKEEAQKILHSIDEDGTMTLDWNEWREHFLFNPVTNLQEIIRYWKHSTVLDIGDSLSIPDEFTEEEKTTGLWWKQLSAGAMAGAVSRTGTAPLDRMKVFMQVHSSKSNKISLVGGFKQMLKEGGLMSLWRGNGINVLKIAPETAIKFMAYEQFKKLLSSEPGKVKTHERFLAGSLAGATAQTIIYPMEVMKTRLTLRKTGQYSGMFDCAKKILKKEGLKAFYKGYVPNLIGIIPYAGIDLAVYESLKNLWLSRYAKDSANPGVLVLLGCGTLSSTCGQLASYPLALIRTRMQAQASLEGSEQLPMNLMVKKILKNEGFFGLYRGILPNFMKVIPAVSISYVVYEHMRSELGIQK; this comes from the exons ATGTATCAAGTAGTAAGGAAGCTGTTTTTTACGGACTGCCAGTGCGATGACAATACGTCGAAAACGTACGATGATCTGTTCGCCAAGCTGGACACCAACAAGGATGGAAAAGTGGATGTGTCCGAGCTGAGGGCAGGCCTGGCCGCTATGGGCATCAACACTGGCAAAGAAGCAGCTCAG AAAATAATGTCCTCCGGAGACGAAGACAAGGATGACGGGCTCGACTTCATCGAGTTCTCCAATTATTTAAAGGAACATGAGAAGAAGTTGCTACTTACCTTTAAGAGCTTGGATAAAAACGATGATG gTCAAATAGACTCGACGGAGATACAGCAGTCACTTGCAGATCTGGGAATGGACATCAGCAAAGAGGAGGCGCAGAAGATCCTTCATAG TATCGATGAGGACGGCACCATGACTTTGGACTGGAATGAATGGAGGGAGCATTTCCTGTTTAACCCAGTGACCAACCTGCAGGAGATTATCCGCTACTGGAAGCACTCTACG gtGCTGGATATTGGGGACAGCCTCTCCATCCCAGATGAGTTCACAGAAGAGGAGAAGACCACTGGTTTGTGGTGGAAACAGCTATCAGCGGGGGCCATGGCCGGCGCCGTGTCGCGTACAGGAACCGCACCGCTGGACAGGATGAAGGTGTTCATGCAG GTGCATTCATCCAAGAGCAACAAAATCAGCCTGGTTGGTGGTTTTAAGCAAATGTTAAAAGAAGGAGGCTTGATGTCTCTGTGGAGAGGAAACGGCATCAACGTACTGAAGATTGCTCCTGAGACTGCCATTAAATTTATGGCCTATGAGCAG TTTAAGAAGTTGCTGTCCAGTGAACCAGGGAAGGTCAAGACCCATGAGAGGTTCCTGGCTGGATCACTGGCTGGAGCCACAGCACAAACTATCATCTACCCCATGGAG GTGATGAAAACCCGTCTGACCCTGAGGAAGACCGGACAGTACTCAGGAATGTTTGACTGTGCCAAAAAAATCCTGAAGAAGGAGGGGTTGAAGGCGTTTTACAAGGGCTACGTTCCCAATCTAATAGGCATCATCCCTTACGCTGGCATCGATCTGGCAGTGTACGAG AGCTTGAAGAACCTCTGGTTGTCCCGCTACGCCAAAGACTCAGCCAATCCCGGGGTTCTGGTGCTGCTGGGCTGTGGTACCCTGTCCAGCACGTGTGGCCAGCTGGCCAGCTACCCCCTGGCTCTGATCCGCACCAGGATGCAGGCACAAG cATCTCTCGAGGGATCAGAGCAGCTGCCCATGAACCTTATGGTGAAGAAGATTCTGAAAAACGAAGGCTTCTTCGGACTTTACCGTGGCATCCTGCCAAATTTCATGAAGGTCATACCGGCTGTCAGCATCAGCTACGTGGTGTATGAGCACATGAGGTCTGAATTGGGTATTCAAAAGTAG